A window from Deltaproteobacteria bacterium encodes these proteins:
- a CDS encoding SGNH/GDSL hydrolase family protein yields the protein MGWVRSLGAGAVFTLITLAFLEAALRIVPAAIPTSLLKRFEPGIRSGIAQRRGLPHEGQTYLVERSDGGPPLRVFKPNSRIRFEFEDTGERCELVMDASGFCNASGDNARARSPALVAIGDSFTACHPPEPAATWPSVLARRLGTRAHNLGRGGYGPYEYVQLLETFGVALEPSLVIMQIYEGNDLRDAVRHHRYLRADIEERERYSERASFRRYRFEPAPFLGNALGRRSYAYNLAVVAIARGSSSLAEAAIGDARERVNFRYRLRFPDAVVAMNVRNTDQDEVRSARELAAGRVSLDALDGALEAFAAAGRRRGFRAVISYAPSAHTAYAEFVEFEDPTLARLMPQFSQAQRTHIRQRAEALGVEFVDLTPAFHEAARRERAARLLYFPINVHFTPTGHAVAAEAVARALGSASSAPTTEKTTPASEAR from the coding sequence ATGGGATGGGTCCGTTCTCTTGGTGCGGGCGCAGTCTTCACCCTGATCACGCTCGCCTTCCTCGAAGCCGCGCTGCGAATCGTCCCCGCGGCGATCCCCACGAGCCTGCTCAAGCGCTTCGAGCCTGGGATCCGCAGCGGCATCGCCCAGCGTCGGGGATTGCCTCACGAGGGTCAGACTTATCTCGTGGAGCGGAGCGACGGCGGTCCGCCACTGCGGGTGTTCAAGCCGAACTCCCGCATCCGCTTTGAGTTCGAGGACACCGGCGAGCGCTGTGAGCTGGTCATGGACGCCAGCGGCTTCTGTAACGCCTCGGGCGACAACGCCCGCGCGCGATCCCCTGCGCTCGTTGCGATCGGTGACTCGTTCACCGCGTGCCATCCACCCGAGCCCGCCGCGACGTGGCCCTCCGTCCTCGCGCGCCGCCTCGGAACGCGGGCACACAACCTCGGGCGGGGCGGGTACGGCCCGTACGAGTATGTCCAGCTGCTCGAGACCTTCGGCGTCGCGCTCGAGCCGTCGCTGGTGATCATGCAGATCTACGAGGGAAACGACCTGCGGGATGCGGTGCGCCATCACCGCTACCTGCGTGCCGACATCGAGGAGCGGGAGCGATACTCGGAGCGCGCGAGCTTTCGGCGTTATCGCTTCGAGCCTGCTCCGTTTCTCGGGAACGCACTGGGCCGCCGCAGCTACGCCTATAACCTCGCGGTCGTCGCGATCGCGCGCGGGTCCTCTTCGCTGGCAGAGGCTGCGATCGGGGACGCGCGCGAGCGCGTGAACTTCCGGTACCGGCTGCGCTTTCCGGACGCGGTCGTCGCGATGAACGTGCGTAACACGGACCAAGACGAGGTGCGAAGCGCGCGTGAGCTCGCCGCCGGCCGGGTCTCGCTAGACGCGCTGGATGGTGCCCTCGAGGCCTTCGCCGCCGCGGGGCGGCGCCGCGGGTTCCGCGCCGTGATCTCATACGCGCCCTCCGCGCACACGGCTTACGCGGAGTTCGTGGAGTTCGAGGATCCAACGCTGGCACGTCTAATGCCGCAGTTTTCGCAAGCGCAGCGCACGCACATCCGTCAGCGTGCGGAGGCGCTCGGCGTCGAGTTCGTCGATCTCACACCAGCGTTTCACGAGGCGGCCCGGCGCGAGCGCGCTGCGCGGCTGCTCTACTTCCCCATCAACGTCCACTTCACTCCGACCGGTCACGCCGTAGCGGCGGAAGCGGTTGCGCGGGCGCTCGGATCCGCTTCGTCGGCGCCGACGACCGAAAAGACTACGCCGGCCAGCGAGGCGCGATGA